A genomic region of Rhipicephalus sanguineus isolate Rsan-2018 chromosome 1, BIME_Rsan_1.4, whole genome shotgun sequence contains the following coding sequences:
- the LOC119380462 gene encoding uncharacterized protein K02A2.6-like: MARILEGQEGVANMIDDILVFGRTRQEHDARLSQVLSRLAKAGIILNEDKCRFGVSEVSFLGVVVSAKGIRPDPSKAEAVKAMEAPTDVAGVRRLLGMVNNLARFLPHISDVTAPIRALLNKSASWVWQHEQEAAFKKVKELLTSDRCMAKYHPSFDEFVCGITFDVETDHLPLVSLLGKMELDMLPPRIQRLRLKTMQYQFRMLHVPGKLLATADTLSRITHKASTPVDTVELFAAQVVGCMSEVLPLRPEDVRQAQESDAECKALISFCQQGWPRKTKLPLHVSKYASVADELSVCDGILLKGPRIVIPSSLRPAVLTLLHEGHQGINRTKALARESVWWPGISADIASLVTNCEQCTSTRVSLAEPLVSTALPGRPWEFLGMDLFHLNGQTFLLVVDYYSRFPEVVTLRSTTARAVIDALKSIFARHGIPQDVRSDNGPPFSSQEFAAFAASYGFNHATSSPHYAQSNGEAERLVRTVKDLFRKSKDPHLALLSYLDTPGVDGFSPAQLLMGRQLRTRVLKQNSQLCPNWPPKKDVVAKDVAYKRKQTDDYNRHHGARDLPPLQTGQRVWVRPDQVQATVLSPGQRPRSYVVETDRGVLQRNRRHLVPFVPSASGEESLPTAAQQPSPPQQVLQEPQPANSVGPAIPQGQPLQHSPAARDSSDGVTRTRYGQRVVPPRRLNL, translated from the exons ATGGCAAGGATCCTGGAGGGCCAAGAAGGGGTCGCCAACATGATAGATGACATTCTGGTTTTTGGACGCACCCGCCAGGAGCATGACGCCAGACTGAGCCAGGTGCTATCTCGCCTTGCAAAAGCAGGCATCATATTGAACGAGGACAAGTGTCGCTTTGGGGTATCTGAGGTCTCCTTCCTTGGTGTTGTCGTCTCAGCTAAGGGTATCAGGCCGGATCCAAGCAAGGCTGAAGCGGTCAAAGCTATGGAAGCTCCCACAGACGTCGCCGGTGTTAGAAGACTGCTTGGAATGGTGAATAATCTCGCCAGATTCCTGCCACACATCTCGGACGTCACAGCACCCATCAGAGCCTTGCTGAACAAGTCTGCGAGTTGGGTGTGGCAGCATGAGCaagaggcagcattcaagaaggtcAAAGAACTCTTGACATCAGACAGGTGCATGGCCAAGTACCACCCGTC gttcgacgagtttgtCTGTGGCATCACCTTCGACGTCGAGACAGACCACCTGCCTCTCGTCTCACTTCTGGGCAAGATGGAACTGGACATGTTGCCGCCTCGTATTCAGAGACTACGGCTCAAGACAATGCAGTACCAGTTTCGCATGCTGCACGTGCCAGGAAAACTGTTAGCAACAGCAGATACCttatcacgtatcacccacaAGGCATCCACTCCTGTAGACACGGTGGAACTCTTCGCAGCACAAGTAGTCGGCTGCATGTCGGAAGTCTTGCCACTCCGCCCTGAAGATGTACGACAGGCACAAGAATCCGATGCAGAGTGCAAGGCCCTCATCTCCTTCTGCCAGCAAGGTTGGCCACGAAAGACcaagctacctctgcatgtgtcGAAGTATGCCTCCGTGGCAGACGAGCTCTCTGTCTGCGATGGtatcctgctgaaaggcccccGGATCGTCATCCCATCATCTCTTCGGCCGGCGGTCTTGACGCTGTTGCACGAAGGCCATCAGGGCATCAACAGGACCAAAGCCCTAGCTCGGGAGTCTGTTTGGTGGCCAGGTATCTCAGCAGACATCGCCTCTCTCGTCACCAACTGCGAACAGTGCACTTCCACCCGGGTGAGCCTTGCAGAACCCCTAGTCTCCACAGCTCTACCTGGACGTCCCTGGGaatttctcggaatggacttgttCCATCTCAATGGCCAGACGTTCCTCCTGGTGGTGGACTACTACTCGAGGTTTCCCGAGGTGGTGACCCTGAGAAGCACTACAGCTCGGGCAGTCATCGATGCTCTCAAAAGCATCTTCGCACGCCACGGAATCCCACAAGACGTCAGGTCGGACAACGGCCCACCATTCTCGTCGCAAGAGTTTGCGGCATTTGCAGCGTCTTATGGCTTCAACCATGCGACCAGTAGCCCACACTACGCCCAGTCAAACGGAGAGGCAGAGAGGCTGGTACGGACAGTCAAGGACCTGTTCCGCAAGTCCAAAGACCCTCACCTCGCTCTGCTCAGTTATCTGGACACTCCGGGAGTCGATGGCTTCAGTCCAGCCCAGCTGTTGATGGGACGTCAGCTGAGAACCAGAGTCCTGAAGCAAAACTCCCAGCTATGTCCCAACTGGCCGCCTAAGAAAGATGTCGTCGCCAAGGATGTAGCCTACAAGCGCAAGCAGACAGACGACTACAATAGGCATCACGGAGCTCGAGACCTGCCACCTCTCCAAACGGGTCAGCGTGTGTGGGTGCGCCCTGATCAAGTGCAAGCTACGGTCCTCAGCCCGGGGCAAAGGCCAAGAAGCTACGTGGTTGAAACAGACCGAGGTGTTCTACAGCGCAACCGACGTCACCTAGTGCCTTTCGTGCCTTCCGCCTCCGGTGAGGAATCGCTGCCAACAGCTGCACAGCAACCATCGCCACCGCAGCAAGTTCTTCAGGAACCTCAGCCTGCCAACAGCGTGGGACCTGCGATCCCCCAAgggcagcctttgcaacattccccAGCAGCCAGGGACAGTAGTGATGGTGTTACACGAACCCGTTACGGCCAGCGCGTTGTTCCACCGCGCCGTTTGAACTTGTGA